In Aurantimicrobium minutum, the following proteins share a genomic window:
- a CDS encoding D-alanine--D-alanine ligase family protein — translation MSSLTIAVLSGGISHEREVSLRSGRRVADALIARGHKVTIIDPDASLFATLASLKPDVVWPALHGASGEDGAILDLLRAAGYSYVGPSAQAARLAWSKPVAKTLVSRAGVATAPSLTIAREAFRELGAGSVLELIGSELGNHVVVKPASGGSAQGVSIVTQTEDLPRAMVDAFTYHDVALIEKYTSGTEVAVTVTDGPSGAQALPAVEIVPLEGVYSFEARYNAGETTFFVPARLSDQVSAAIASAAVTVHETLGLSQISRIDLIVDDSGVPWFLEANSLPGLTETSSAPLAIEASGVDVGALYEALARAAQN, via the coding sequence ATGTCTTCTCTCACCATTGCGGTTCTTTCCGGTGGAATCTCTCACGAGCGTGAAGTGTCGTTGCGCTCTGGTCGACGTGTTGCCGATGCGCTGATTGCTCGCGGTCACAAAGTGACCATCATTGACCCCGATGCTTCTTTGTTTGCCACGCTTGCCAGCCTCAAACCTGATGTGGTGTGGCCCGCATTGCACGGAGCAAGCGGTGAAGACGGTGCCATTCTTGATCTACTCAGAGCTGCTGGGTATTCCTATGTTGGTCCCTCCGCGCAGGCAGCTCGTTTGGCCTGGTCCAAGCCTGTTGCCAAAACTCTGGTGTCGCGGGCTGGAGTGGCCACGGCCCCTTCGCTGACTATTGCGCGTGAAGCTTTCCGTGAACTTGGTGCCGGTTCTGTTTTGGAATTAATTGGCTCTGAACTGGGAAATCATGTAGTTGTTAAGCCTGCTTCGGGTGGTTCAGCGCAGGGCGTTTCGATCGTTACTCAGACAGAAGACCTGCCGCGCGCGATGGTGGATGCCTTTACGTATCACGACGTTGCCCTGATTGAAAAATACACCTCAGGCACGGAAGTCGCCGTGACTGTCACTGATGGCCCTTCTGGGGCACAAGCCCTCCCTGCAGTGGAAATCGTCCCACTGGAGGGCGTATATAGCTTTGAGGCCCGCTACAACGCCGGGGAGACCACGTTCTTTGTCCCTGCACGCTTGTCAGATCAGGTTTCAGCAGCGATTGCCTCAGCTGCCGTGACGGTGCACGAAACTCTGGGGCTCTCTCAGATTTCGCGCATTGACCTCATCGTGGATGACTCCGGTGTTCCCTGGTTCCTAGAAGCGAACTCCCTGCCCGGGCTTACCGAGACATCAAGTGCTCCACTCGCGATTGAAGCATCCGGTGTGGACGTGGGCGCACTCTACGAAGCACTCGCTCGCGCAGCACAAAACTAG
- a CDS encoding PLP-dependent aminotransferase family protein yields MAETNETGQEINLDPWFNHYASRTSGLSASEVRALFAVASRPEVVSLAGGMPYVRALPESLVNGALEKVMSENGPMAMQYGSGQGVPALREQILEIMALEGINASVDDVVVTTGSQQALDLVTKLFIDPGDVILAEAPSYVGAIGVFRSYQADVVHVLMDEHGLIPEKLREAIAQVQASGRTIKFLYTIPNFHNPAGVTLSAERRPEILQICQDNGILILEDNPYGLLSFEEDVPPAIRSLNEDGVIYLGSFSKTLAPGFRVGWALAPHAIREKLVLAAESAILCPSSFSQMVISEYLSQADWKGQIETFRGVYKERRDAMLDALNEYLPDLNWNVPNGGFYIWCTLPENLDSKAMLPRAVSELVAYTPGTAFFADGTGRQNIRLSFCYPTPENIRIGIRRLATVIRGELDLLADFAGTGSLIAAHGDDNVIAPPPDLS; encoded by the coding sequence GTGGCCGAGACTAACGAGACGGGTCAAGAAATCAACCTTGACCCCTGGTTCAATCATTACGCCAGCCGAACCTCCGGTCTGAGCGCCTCTGAAGTGCGCGCGCTTTTCGCGGTTGCCTCACGCCCCGAAGTTGTCTCCCTCGCCGGTGGAATGCCCTATGTTCGGGCACTTCCCGAGTCTTTAGTCAACGGTGCTCTCGAAAAGGTCATGAGCGAGAACGGCCCGATGGCCATGCAATATGGCTCTGGCCAAGGCGTTCCAGCGCTGCGTGAGCAAATCCTTGAAATCATGGCCCTCGAAGGAATTAACGCCTCTGTTGACGACGTGGTCGTCACCACGGGTAGCCAGCAGGCTCTGGATTTGGTCACCAAGCTTTTCATTGATCCCGGTGACGTGATTCTTGCTGAAGCACCCAGTTATGTTGGCGCTATCGGTGTTTTTCGCAGTTACCAAGCCGATGTCGTGCACGTCCTTATGGACGAGCACGGCCTGATACCGGAGAAATTGCGTGAGGCTATTGCGCAGGTTCAGGCATCTGGGCGCACCATCAAGTTTTTGTACACCATCCCGAACTTTCACAACCCCGCGGGGGTAACCCTCTCTGCAGAGCGTCGTCCGGAAATTCTGCAGATTTGTCAGGACAACGGCATTCTCATCCTGGAAGACAACCCCTACGGTCTGCTCTCTTTCGAAGAAGATGTTCCACCCGCCATTCGTTCCTTGAACGAGGACGGAGTGATTTATCTGGGATCGTTCTCCAAGACCTTAGCTCCCGGTTTTCGCGTGGGGTGGGCTTTAGCTCCCCACGCCATCCGAGAAAAGCTTGTTTTAGCTGCAGAATCAGCAATTTTGTGCCCCAGCTCGTTTAGCCAAATGGTGATTAGTGAATATTTGAGCCAAGCAGACTGGAAAGGCCAGATTGAAACATTCCGGGGTGTCTATAAAGAACGCCGCGATGCAATGTTGGATGCGCTGAATGAGTATTTGCCTGATTTGAACTGGAATGTTCCCAACGGTGGGTTTTACATCTGGTGCACACTGCCAGAAAACCTTGATTCGAAGGCGATGCTGCCTCGTGCAGTCTCAGAACTCGTTGCCTACACACCAGGCACAGCATTCTTTGCCGATGGAACAGGCCGTCAAAACATTCGCCTGTCTTTCTGCTACCCCACACCTGAGAACATCAGGATCGGTATTCGACGTCTTGCCACGGTCATTCGCGGTGAACTTGACCTGCTCGCCGATTTTGCCGGCACAGGTTCTCTCATTGCTGCTCACGGTGACGATAATGTCATCGCTCCTCCACCAGATCTCAGCTAG
- the trxA gene encoding thioredoxin has translation MSAAPAVTDASFDADVLKSTKPVLVDFWAEWCGPCRAVGPILDQLRAEHGDKLEIVKLNVDENPQTAMAYQITSIPAMKVFVNGEVAKTIIGAKPKPALEHDLADFIG, from the coding sequence ATGTCTGCAGCACCCGCAGTAACTGACGCAAGCTTTGACGCAGACGTCCTCAAGAGCACTAAGCCTGTTCTCGTGGACTTCTGGGCAGAATGGTGTGGCCCCTGCCGCGCCGTAGGACCCATCCTCGACCAGCTTCGTGCTGAGCACGGTGACAAGCTTGAAATCGTCAAGCTTAACGTGGATGAGAACCCACAGACCGCGATGGCCTACCAAATCACCTCGATTCCCGCGATGAAAGTTTTCGTCAACGGTGAGGTCGCAAAGACCATCATTGGCGCGAAGCCCAAGCCTGCTCTTGAGCACGATCTCGCCGACTTCATCGGCTAA
- the trxB gene encoding thioredoxin-disulfide reductase — protein sequence MRQVIIIGSGPAGYTAAIYAARANFKPLVIASSVEAGGELMNTTEVENFPGFPEGIMGPDLMMKMQEQAEKFGAEVLLDDVVSVELSGDIKRVVTGGGQTFEALSVIFATGSAYRKLGLEGEDRLSGHGVSWCATCDGFFFRQKTVAIVGGGDSAMEEANFLTRFADKVYVIHRSETLRASKIMQDRAHANPKIEFLWNSTIDSINGESNLTSVTLKNTVTGDLSELPLDGLFIAIGNDPRTQLIHGQLDLTPEGTIAVKGRTSKTNLTGVFAAGDVIDPTYRQAVTAAASGTVAALDAEHYLQSLPVETLAQAANN from the coding sequence GTGCGTCAAGTCATCATTATTGGTTCCGGCCCTGCCGGATACACCGCTGCGATTTATGCTGCACGCGCGAACTTTAAGCCCCTCGTTATTGCCAGCTCCGTCGAAGCCGGCGGTGAACTGATGAACACCACCGAGGTTGAGAACTTCCCCGGGTTCCCTGAGGGAATCATGGGTCCTGACCTGATGATGAAGATGCAGGAACAGGCAGAAAAGTTTGGTGCTGAAGTTCTTCTCGATGATGTTGTCAGTGTTGAGCTCTCCGGGGACATCAAGCGCGTAGTAACCGGTGGCGGTCAGACTTTTGAAGCGCTTTCTGTGATTTTTGCTACCGGATCTGCTTACCGCAAGCTTGGCTTGGAGGGCGAAGACCGCCTCTCCGGTCACGGTGTTTCCTGGTGTGCAACCTGCGATGGCTTCTTCTTCCGCCAGAAGACCGTTGCCATTGTTGGCGGTGGCGACTCCGCTATGGAAGAAGCTAACTTCCTCACGCGTTTTGCTGACAAGGTCTATGTTATTCACCGCTCAGAGACACTGCGTGCATCCAAGATCATGCAAGACCGTGCACACGCGAACCCCAAGATTGAATTCCTGTGGAACTCGACGATTGATTCCATCAACGGTGAGAGCAACCTGACTTCAGTGACACTGAAGAACACGGTCACTGGTGACCTCAGCGAACTCCCCCTCGACGGGCTCTTCATCGCCATTGGTAATGACCCTCGTACCCAGCTCATTCATGGTCAGCTTGATCTGACCCCGGAAGGCACCATTGCCGTCAAGGGTCGCACTTCCAAGACCAACCTGACCGGTGTTTTTGCCGCAGGTGACGTCATTGACCCCACATATCGCCAAGCCGTTACTGCTGCCGCCAGTGGAACTGTCGCAGCGTTAGACGCCGAGCACTACCTCCAATCACTTCCTGTCGAAACCCTCGCACAGGCCGCAAACAACTAA